TCATAAACTTCTTTTCATTCATTTCCCCATTGTATAGGGACTCTGTCGCATTGCATGATAGCTTTTTATCAGCATCTGCTCCTGTTCCCTCATGACCATAAACGCGCAATGAAACGGTACTGTTCTCTGGTAATATATCAATAAAATTGCCAATTGCTTCTTTTGCCAATTCCATGCGTGTTGTGCCATCACTTTGATTATTCATACTGCCGCTTGCATCTAATAAAATCGCAAAGTGAGATGTTGAGGTAGCCATCTCATCAGATGGTTCCTCCAGGTCTTCATCCGGTTTATCCACATTAATCTCAACCGTTGGATCAAACGTTACAAATGTCTCCACTTCCTTATGATAATCTTCACGGATTAATCGTAAAAGCGCTGCTTCCAGCTCTTCCTCTGTCAAATCATCTGGCAATTGAGCGAGCATCTCCTTTGCAGCAGCTAAATCATATTTGTCCCCACTGTATAATCCAGGTTCCACAATCAGTTCCTGTTCCAGCTCGTCTAAATCGCGGGGCAGATCTTCTAATGAATATGATTCAACTTCTGTTTGCCACCATTCAGTTTCCTCTTTTTCTTCCGCTTCTTCTGTCTCTGCTTCTGTTTCTTCCACTTGCTTCTTATCGTCTGATTCCGCGTCTTCTTCCGATTTGCTGCAAGCAGAAAAAACAAATAGAAAACACAATAAAAGTATGATTGCTTTTTTCATAATAGACTCCTTTGACCAATAAATATGTATACATGTTATTATACTAGAAAATTACCTAAAATTATAAAAATTTTTTGTTTCTTTTTATAAGTTAACTTTTTAATTGAGCCCTCATTTCAAAACTGGTATGTATCTAATCGAGTCATTACAAATTAATTGACTATATAATATATATAAACTTCTAACTAACTGCTAAGGTATGAGTAAGCCCCGCCGTCCGGGATTGCTTCGGGCGGATGCTTTCCGTGGGCACGGCTTCAGCCTCTCCGGAAGAAAACCACTTCCTGCGAGTCTTCAGACACGTGCTGTTCCCACAGGACAAGGAATGCTTCGTCAGCATTTACATCCTATTTTCGAGGAGTCACCGCCTTCCGCTCACCCGGACTGGTTAAAATGAAAACTTTGTTTATGTTACTACTGTGGAATGTAGCAAAGCAAAATTAGCGGAGGTAACACACGCAGACTCCTGCGGGATACGTGGCCAGAGTGAGACTCTGAAGAACGGAGTTCGAAGAGCGCCGGGACACCCGCGAAAAGCGGAGTGTGTTTCCGGAGCGGGTATACGCACATACCGTAATTGCACTAATCCGGAGTTTCTTTCAAATACGATTTATAAAAAGAAAAAGTCAGAAATAACCCTTGACTTTTATTTCAAACTATTCTAGTATTGATTCCAATAACTTAAATCAACTTAAGCAATGACGAAGAATAGTAATCTATTTTGACACTTTAGAGAGCTGGTGGTTGGTGCAAACCAGTGTGATCGTTTAGATGAATGGGCTTCTGAGCTTCCAAACCGAACCAATTGCAGTAGGCTTTGGCGAAATGTCTCATCGTTACAAGAGACAGATATCAAGCATGGTTGCTTGATATTGCTAAAGTGAGCTGTTTTCAGCTAATAAAGGTGGTACCACGGTCCCTCGTCCTTTTTTGGATAAGGGATTTTTTTGCGTTTCTAATAAACTAAATACCTAAATCTTTGAGTAAGAGGAGTAGGCAGCAATTAAAGCGTTCCAGAGAGCTGGTGCAGGTGGAATTCCAGTACGTGGATTGTTGTTGAATGGACTTACGAGAGGTTTCCTGAACATTTGAGTATGGAAACACGGAATTCCGCCGTTATACGGATAGGATATCGGATGAAGTTAAGCTGCAATGTTGGCATCCCGTATCCGAAAAAGATGAAAGGTTTTTCTTTCAAGTGAGGTGGCACCGCGGTCACATACGTCCTCTATAGACACATTCGATTTGTGTTTATAGAGGATTTTTTTATTTTCAAAAATAGAAAGGAATGAACAGAATGCAGGTAACCAATAAAGCTTATACGTATAAGAAAATAGATGCTGCTGGGTTAACTCCGATACACATATTCAAAAATCTCGCAGGTAAAAAAAGATTCCTGCTGGAAAGCACGTTCCAACATGAACAAAAGGGAAAATATTCCTTTATTGGTGTAGATCCTTACCAAGAAATTGTTGGTATGGGAAATAAAACAACAGTTCA
This region of Oceanobacillus sp. FSL K6-2867 genomic DNA includes:
- a CDS encoding VWA domain-containing protein yields the protein MKKAIILLLCFLFVFSACSKSEEDAESDDKKQVEETEAETEEAEEKEETEWWQTEVESYSLEDLPRDLDELEQELIVEPGLYSGDKYDLAAAKEMLAQLPDDLTEEELEAALLRLIREDYHKEVETFVTFDPTVEINVDKPDEDLEEPSDEMATSTSHFAILLDASGSMNNQSDGTTRMELAKEAIGNFIDILPENSTVSLRVYGHEGTGADADKKLSCNATESLYNGEMNEKKFMNALQSVQPAGWTPIANALEAVEKDIPENASTAIVYVVSDGIETCDGDPIKAAEKLNQKGVQPIINIIGFQVDDEAQELLEQVAKAGKGEFTYAGNKQDLEDYWEEEYNRLQEAWEAWQQEGMKRADELSKQLMEQADETGYAIMEKSELEFDRAEELINYLTTERQIENADNLWSLFYDRSTTIWSYGYDNQTENWGAAYENGNAAWRYFYETGTEKWTEYYNKMN